One Natator depressus isolate rNatDep1 chromosome 3, rNatDep2.hap1, whole genome shotgun sequence DNA segment encodes these proteins:
- the PROKR1 gene encoding prokineticin receptor 1 has protein sequence MGQEERNNSTTAINLAAIYNLHSGDFPSFRNFSFPFNFSYSDYDLPLDSEDDVTKTRTFFAAKIVIGVALIGIMLVCGIGNFIFIAALARYKKLRNLTNLLIANLAISDFIVAIVCCPFEMDYYVVRQLSWEHGHVLCASVNYLRTVSLYVSTNALLAIAVDRYLAIVHPLKPRMNYQTATFLIALVWIVSILIAIPSAYFATETVIFIVKNQEKIFCGQIWPVDQQMYYKSYFLFIFGIEFVGPVITMTLCYAKISRELWFKTVPGFQTEQIRKRLRCRRKTVMVLMCILTAYVLCWAPFYGFTIVRDFFPTVFVKEKHYLTAFYIVECIAMSNSMINTMCFVTVKNNTMKYLKKIMLLRWRSTYNSSKLSVDLDIKTSAMPVTEEVDCIKLK, from the exons ATGGGGCAGGAAGAGCGCAACAACTCCACTACCGCCATCAATTTAGCTGCCATCTACAACCTCCACAGTGGGGACTTCCCCTCCTTCCGAAATTTCTCCTTCCCATTCAATTTTAGTTACAGCGATTACGACTTGCCCCTGGACAGTGAGGATGATGTGACCAAGACCCGCACCTTCTTCGCGGCCAAGATTGTGATTGGGGTGGCGCTCATCGGCATCATGCTGGTCTGTGGCATTGGCAACTTTATCTTCATTGCTGCCCTGGCCCGCTACAAGAAGCTGCGCAACCTCACCAACCTGCTGATTGCCAACCTAGCCATCTCCGACTTCATCGTGGCCATTGTCTGCTGTCCCTTTGAGATGGACTACTACGTTGTGCGGCAGCTGTCCTGGGAGCACGGCCATGTGCTCTGTGCCTCTGTCAATTACCTACGCACCGTCTCCCTGTATGTCTCTACCAATGCTCTCCTGGCTATAGCCGTAGACAG GTATCTGGCCATTGTCCACCCACTCAAACCACGAATGAATTATCAAACAGCTACTTTCCTAATTGCTTTGGTCTGGATAGTTTCCATACTCATTGCGATACCATCTGCATATTTTGCGACTGAAACTGTAATATTCATAGTAAAAAATCAGGAGAAAATATTTTGTGGCCAGATTTGGCCAGTTGACCAGCAAATGTATTATAAATCCTACTTCCTCTTCATCTTTGGCATTGAATTTGTTGGACCCGTAATCACAATGACCCTGTGTTATGCCAAGATTTCCAGAGAGCTTTGGTTTAAAACTGTCCCAGGATTCCAGACAGAACAGATCAGAAAGAGGCTCCGGTGCAGAAGAAAAACAGTCATGGTACTTATGTGTATCCTAACAGCCTATGTCCTCTGCTGGGCCCCATTCTATGGATTCACAATCGTCCGTGACTTTTTCCCCACAGTCTTTGTGAAAGAGAAGCATTACCTTACAGCCTTTTACATAGTTGAGTGCATTGCCATGAGCAACAGCATGATCAACACTATGTGCTTTGTAACTGTAAAGAATAACACCATGAAGTATTTGAAGAAGATCATGTTGCTTAGGTGGAGATCTACATATAACAGCAGCAAATTGAGTGTAGATTTAGACATTAAAACTAGTGCAATGCCTGTCACAGAAGAGGTAGACTGCATAAAATTAAAGTAA